One stretch of Thalassophryne amazonica chromosome 17, fThaAma1.1, whole genome shotgun sequence DNA includes these proteins:
- the mbd2 gene encoding methyl-CpG-binding domain protein 2, protein MERKKTDCPALPPGWKKEEVIRKSGLSAGKSDVYYYSPTGKKFRSKPQLARYLGNKVDLGCFDFRTGKMMPGKLQKSKQRLRHEAMSLAKGGKPDLNTALPIRQTASIFKQPVTKVTSHPGNKVKADLQRATEQPRQLFWEKRLAGLRSSDVTEEVLRTMDLPKGLQSVGPDSSDETLLSAIASALHMSSAPIIGQTCAATEKNPAVWLNASQPLCRAFTITDEHIREQELKVYQARRSLEEALTADGLARAAENNRQLLLRGKTA, encoded by the exons ATGGAGAGGAAGAAGACAGACTGCCCAGCGCTTCCGCCCGGCtggaagaaagaggaagtgattCGGAAGTCTGGGCTGAGTGCCGGCAAGAGTGACGTCTATTACTACAG TCCAACAGGGAAGAAGTTCAGGAGTAAGCCTCAGCTGGCTCGTTACCTTGGCAACAAGGTGGACCTGGGATGCTTTGATTTTCGGACCGGGAAAATGATGCCTGGAAAGCTGCAGAAAAGCAAACAGAGACTCCGACATGAAGCAATGAGCCTCGCCAAG GGAGGTAAACCGGACCTGAACACGGCTCTGCCCATCAGACAGACTGCGTCCATCTTCAAACAGCCTGTCACCAAGGTTACCAGTCACCCCGGGAACAAGGTCAAGGCAGATCTGCAGAGGGCAACTGAGCAGCCGAGACAG TTGTTTTGGGAGAAGAGGTTAGCGGGTCTGCGGTCGTCAGATGTGACAGAAGAAGTCCTGCGGACGATGGACCTGCCCAAAGGCCTGCAGA GTGTGGGTCCAGACTCCAGTGATGAGACTCTGCTGTCGGCCATTGCCAGCGCTCTGCACATGAGCTCTGCACCGATCATCGGACAGACGTGTGCAGCCACTGAGAAGAATCCAGCCGTCTGGCTGAATGCATCTCAGCCGCTCTGCAGGGCGTTCACCATCACCGACGAACACATCCG GGAGCAGGAGCTGAAGGTGTATCAGGCAAGGAGGAGCCTGGAGGAGGCGCTGACGGCTGACGGGTTGGCTCGAGCCGCCGAGAATAACAGACAGCTGCTACTGCGGGGGAAGACGGCCtga
- the LOC117529297 gene encoding lysozyme C-like: MRILILLLLLFFARAKVYERCEWARLLKANGMDGYCGVSLANWVCLTQWESSYNTDAINHNPDQSTDYGIFQINSRWWCNDNVIPSYNGCNINCADLLTDDASSSIRCAKRVVADPHGISAWVAWRIHCKNKDVSSYVEGCGL, from the exons ATGAGGATTCTGATCCttcttctccttttgttttttgcCAGAGCTAAAGTTTACGAGCGTTGTGAATGGGCTCGACTACTGAAGGCTAATGGAATGGACGGTTACTGTGGCGTCAGTTTGGCGAACT GGGTCTGTCTGACCCAGTGGGAATCATCCTACAACACTGACGCCATCAACCACAATCCCGATCAGTCCACTGACTACGGCATTTTCCAGATCAATAGCCGCTGGTGGTGTAACGACAATGTCATCCCTAGCTACAACGGCTGTAATATCAACTGTGCTG ATCTCCTGACTGATGATGCCAGCTCTTCAATCAGATGTGCCAAACGTGTGGTTGCGGACCCGCATGGAATCAGTGCCTG GGTTGCTTGGCGTATCCACTGTAAGAACAAGGATGTCAGCTCCTACGTGGAAGGATGTGGCCTTTAA